A genome region from Pygocentrus nattereri isolate fPygNat1 chromosome 6, fPygNat1.pri, whole genome shotgun sequence includes the following:
- the ppp2r3b gene encoding serine/threonine-protein phosphatase 2A regulatory subunit B'' subunit beta isoform X2 — MRMKELSLRQDPDLRKELALLARGCDFVLPSRFKKRLKAFQQGQAQVKKEEVVTPALSESIPKFYFPRGRPKANINIDNLISKIEKIFSQFPDERVTIEDMGKVAKACECPLYWKAPLFYAAGGDRRGYVSVHKFVAMWRKVLQTCHDDVSKFLHLLAKPGCPYLEQEDFIPFLQDVVDSHTGLAFLKEASDFHSRYITTVIQRIFYNVNRSWTGKITCSELRKSSFLQNVALLEEEDDVNQLTEYFSYEHFYVIYCKFWELDTDHDLYIDQRDLARHSDQAISQRMIERIFSGTVTRDGKVHKEGRLSYADFVWFLISEEDKKTETSIEYWFRCMDLDGDGVLSMYELQYFYQEQCQKLETMAIEPLPFEDCLCQMLDLVRPEVPGKITLRDLKRCKLAHIFFDTFFNIEKYLDHEQKDPFMVAKDAETLGQEISDWERYAAEEYDILVAEETANEQYNDGYENALDPIDHHMSSEFDLRSEKRHLFDIPNPHCNLDLDEYEYVDDFE, encoded by the exons ATGAGGATGAAGGAGCTGTCTCTACGGCAGGATCCGGACCTGAGGAAGGAACTGGCTCTGCTGGCCCGTGGCTGCGACTTTGTCCTGCCTTCACGTTTCAAGAAGAGGCTGAAAGCCTTCCAGCAAGGACAG GCTCAGGTTAAGAAAGAAGAGGTCGTTACACCAGCGTTAAGCGAAAGCATTCCAAAGTTCTATTTCCCTCGGGGACGGCCCAAAGCCAATATCAACATTGACAATCTCATTTCCAAGATAGAGAAAATATTTTCTCAATTCCCCGATGAAAGAGTGACTATTGAGGACATGGGGAAGGTTGCCAAG GCTTGTGAGTGTCCTCTCTATTGGAAGGCTCCATTGTTCTATGCTGCTGGGGGAGACAGGAGGGGATATGTGTCCGTGCACAAGTTTGTGGCAATGTGGAGAAA AGTGCTGCAGACCTGCCACGATGATGTGTCCAAATTTCTTCACCTTCTGGCCAAGCCAGGCTGCCCTTATTTGGAGCAAGAGGACTTTATTCCATTCCTACAG GATGTGGTTGACTCACATACAGGGCTTGCTTTTCTAAAAGAGGCATCAGACTTTCACTCACGTTACATTACCACG GTCATTCAGAGaatattttataatgtaaaCCGTTCTTGGACAGGAAAAATAACATGTTCAGAACTCAGGAAAAGCAGTTTCCTTCAG AATGTGGCCCTTCTGGAAGAGGAAGATGATGTTAACCAGCTGACGGAGTACTTCTCGTATGAACATTTCTATGTCATCTACTGTAAATTCTGGGAGCTGGACACTGACCATGATCTGTACATAGATCAGAGGGACTTGGCAAGGCACAGTGATCAAG CCATCTCTCAAAGAATGATCGAGAGAATCTTCTCAGGAACTGTTACAAG AGACGGGAAGGTCCATAAAGAGGGCAGATTAAGTTACGCTGACTTTGTGTGGTTCCTGATCTCAGAGGAAGACAAAAAGACTGAGACCAG CATAGAGTACTGGTTCCGGTGTATGGACTTGGATGGCGATGGAGTCCTGTCCATGTATGAGCTGCAGTACTTCTATCAAGAGCAGTGTCAGAAGCTAGAGACTATGGCCATTGAACCCCTCCCCTTTGAAGACTGCCTCTGCCAAATGCTGGACTTGGTTAGGCCAGAAGTCccag GAAAAATCACCCTCCGGGACTTGAAGAGGTGCAAGCTAGCTCATATATTCTTTGACACTTTTTTCAATATTGAGAAATATCTGGATCATGAACAGAAGGATCCCTTTATGGTTGCAAAG GATGCTGAGACTCTGGGGCAGGAGATTTCGGACTGGGAGAGATATGCTGCAGAAGAGTACGACATTTTGGTGGCTGAGGAAACCGCCAATGAGCAGTACAATGATGG CTATGAAAATGCCTTGGACCCGATTGACCACCACATGTCCAGTGAGTTTGACCTGCGCAGTGAGAAGAGGCACTTGTTTGATATTCCCAATCCACACTGTAACCTGGACCTGGATGAGTACGAGTATGTGGACGATTTTGAATGA